The following proteins come from a genomic window of Denitromonas sp.:
- the bamC gene encoding outer membrane protein assembly factor BamC, translated as MQRRHTATLSVLAASLLLAGCNGSIIETKKIDYKSAAKAPTLEVPPDLTVPNRNDRYAVPDSGGKGSATFSTYTAERAAPAGVGEAREVLPAEAGMRVERAGSQRWLVINKTPEELWPEVRNFWIELGFIVNVDSPEIGVMETDWAEDRAKIPQDIIRSTIGKVIDGLYSTPERDKFRTRIEKGAQPGTVEVFISHRGMMEIYENESKATTVWQPRPADPELEAEMLRRLMVHLGAEEKRAEEAVAVAPRPEQATLANTAGKTLLQVDEPFDRAWRRVGLALDRIGFTVQDRNRSEGVYYVRYIDPELDNNSKKPEGFLSKLAFWRSNEKPAVSGSEYRIQVAGENADRSRVRVLTAEGGEDTSQTASKILGLLHEQLK; from the coding sequence ATGCAGCGACGTCACACCGCGACTCTCTCCGTGCTCGCCGCCAGCCTGCTGCTGGCTGGCTGCAATGGCAGCATTATCGAGACCAAGAAAATCGACTACAAGAGCGCGGCCAAGGCGCCGACGCTCGAAGTGCCGCCCGATCTGACGGTGCCCAACCGCAATGACCGCTACGCCGTGCCCGACTCCGGTGGCAAGGGCAGTGCGACCTTCTCGACCTATACCGCCGAACGCGCGGCGCCGGCCGGTGTCGGCGAAGCGCGTGAAGTGCTGCCGGCCGAGGCGGGCATGCGGGTCGAGCGCGCCGGCTCCCAGCGCTGGCTGGTGATCAACAAGACGCCCGAAGAGCTGTGGCCGGAAGTGCGCAACTTCTGGATCGAGCTCGGCTTCATCGTGAATGTCGACTCGCCCGAGATCGGCGTGATGGAAACCGACTGGGCCGAAGACCGCGCCAAGATCCCGCAGGACATCATCCGCAGCACGATCGGCAAGGTGATCGACGGCCTGTATTCGACCCCCGAGCGCGACAAGTTCCGCACCCGGATCGAGAAGGGTGCGCAGCCCGGGACGGTCGAGGTATTCATCAGCCATCGCGGCATGATGGAAATCTACGAGAACGAATCGAAAGCCACCACCGTCTGGCAGCCGCGCCCGGCCGACCCGGAACTCGAAGCCGAGATGCTCCGTCGCCTGATGGTGCATCTGGGCGCCGAAGAGAAGCGCGCCGAAGAGGCGGTTGCCGTGGCGCCGCGTCCCGAGCAGGCCACCCTGGCCAATACGGCCGGCAAGACCTTGCTGCAGGTCGACGAGCCCTTCGACCGCGCCTGGCGTCGTGTCGGCCTGGCGCTCGACCGGATCGGCTTCACGGTGCAGGACCGCAACCGCTCCGAGGGCGTGTACTACGTGCGCTACATCGACCCGGAACTCGACAACAATTCCAAGAAGCCGGAAGGCTTCCTGTCGAAGCTGGCCTTCTGGCGCAGCAACGAGAAGCCGGCGGTGTCGGGGAGCGAGTACCGGATCCAGGTCGCGGGTGAAAATGCTGACCGCAGCCGCGTCCGTGTGTTGACGGCCGAAGGGGGTGAAGACACCTCCCAGACCGCCAGCAAGATCCTCGGCTTGCTGCACGAACAGCTGAAGTGA
- a CDS encoding IS1182 family transposase encodes MGFVQGESRTQGSLFPVSLDELIGDDHLVRVIDLWVDRVEVGRLGFARAQPKHTGRPPYDPADLLKLYLYGYLNQVRSSRKLEREAQRNIELLWLLRQLRPDFKTIANFRRENGQALVLACRAFVGFCREQSLVTGQLVAIDGSKFGAVASKRKVISKAKLARERERIDARIAQYLVELDAADRSEGDEAVPDQAQLSTTIARLKHQRDNVISAHALMEEMDVAHHVQGEPEARLMKTAQGPSRVAWNVQSAVDGEHGLIIHHEVTDEASDNRQLEPMAKAAQTVLGQAELTVVADAGYSNGAQLDACERSGIAAFVPPNRAINNQGDGALFQKDQFVFDAQRDGYHCPAGQFLARKQAMHKRREVIYAATVCGACPLKRQCTNAKYRHVSRHNHEAALESARARLEADPNKMRERRSLVEHPFGTLKTHILGNGRLLLRGASGARAEMALAVLAYNFRRVSNILGNGRIIEVLATA; translated from the coding sequence ATGGGTTTCGTTCAAGGCGAATCACGAACGCAGGGCAGCTTGTTTCCTGTGTCGCTCGATGAGTTGATCGGAGACGATCATCTGGTGCGCGTCATCGACCTATGGGTCGATCGCGTTGAGGTCGGGCGGCTGGGCTTTGCCCGGGCTCAGCCCAAGCACACCGGGCGCCCGCCCTATGATCCGGCCGATCTGCTCAAGCTGTACCTGTATGGCTACCTCAATCAGGTGCGCTCCTCGCGCAAGCTCGAGCGCGAAGCCCAGCGCAATATCGAGTTGCTGTGGCTGCTGCGCCAGTTGCGCCCCGACTTCAAGACCATCGCCAACTTCCGTCGCGAGAATGGCCAGGCCCTGGTGCTGGCCTGTCGCGCGTTTGTGGGGTTCTGCCGCGAGCAATCACTGGTCACTGGCCAGCTGGTAGCCATCGACGGCTCAAAATTCGGTGCGGTGGCCAGCAAGCGCAAGGTGATCAGCAAGGCGAAGCTGGCGCGGGAGCGCGAACGGATTGATGCGCGCATCGCGCAGTATCTGGTCGAACTGGATGCGGCGGATCGTTCGGAAGGCGATGAAGCTGTCCCCGATCAAGCGCAGTTGAGCACAACGATCGCGCGCCTCAAGCACCAGCGCGACAACGTGATCAGTGCGCACGCGCTGATGGAAGAGATGGATGTGGCCCACCACGTGCAGGGCGAACCGGAAGCGCGCCTGATGAAGACGGCGCAGGGCCCCTCGCGTGTGGCCTGGAACGTGCAAAGCGCGGTCGATGGCGAGCACGGGCTGATCATTCATCACGAGGTGACGGACGAGGCGAGCGATAACCGCCAACTCGAGCCAATGGCCAAGGCTGCCCAGACGGTACTCGGGCAAGCTGAGCTGACGGTTGTGGCCGATGCCGGCTACTCCAATGGCGCACAACTCGACGCGTGCGAGCGCTCGGGCATTGCGGCCTTCGTACCTCCGAATCGCGCGATCAACAACCAGGGGGACGGTGCCCTGTTCCAGAAGGATCAATTCGTCTTCGATGCGCAGCGCGACGGCTATCACTGCCCGGCCGGACAGTTTCTTGCCCGCAAGCAGGCGATGCACAAGCGCAGGGAAGTGATCTATGCCGCCACGGTCTGCGGCGCTTGCCCATTGAAGCGCCAATGCACCAACGCCAAATACCGGCATGTGAGCCGCCACAACCATGAAGCGGCACTTGAATCAGCCCGCGCCCGGCTGGAAGCCGACCCGAACAAGATGCGCGAGCGCCGTTCGCTCGTTGAGCACCCCTTCGGAACGCTCAAGACACACATCCTTGGCAACGGGCGCTTGCTGTTGCGAGGCGCCAGCGGCGCGCGTGCAGAAATGGCATTGGCGGTACTGGCTTACAACTTCCGCCGAGTGAGCAACATCCTAGGAAATGGCCGAATCATCGAGGTGCTTGCCACCGCGTGA
- a CDS encoding ANTAR domain-containing response regulator, with protein sequence MKRVLIVDDDRVVLNLLAEGLRELGYEVATAVSGADALLRVVEQDFDLAVLDMRMPGMPGLDLARALGEAGGPPFVFLSAFGDTDVVQAAAEAGAMGYLVKPVDVPQLVPFLEASIARAREMADLRTTTGHLEQALSVEQKTRTAVGIIMVRKGLNRQQAFDFLRAQARSQRRKIGDLSEDLIAAVEGINQILRDS encoded by the coding sequence ATGAAGCGGGTATTGATTGTCGATGATGACCGGGTGGTCCTGAATCTGCTTGCCGAAGGCCTGCGCGAACTGGGTTATGAGGTGGCAACGGCGGTGTCCGGCGCGGATGCGCTGCTGCGGGTGGTCGAGCAGGATTTCGATCTGGCGGTGCTCGACATGCGCATGCCTGGCATGCCGGGCCTCGATCTGGCGCGTGCGCTGGGCGAGGCAGGTGGCCCACCCTTTGTCTTTCTGTCGGCATTTGGTGATACCGACGTGGTGCAGGCGGCGGCGGAGGCTGGCGCGATGGGCTACCTGGTCAAGCCGGTGGATGTGCCGCAGCTGGTGCCGTTTCTCGAAGCCTCGATCGCCCGGGCGCGGGAGATGGCAGATCTTCGCACCACCACGGGGCACCTGGAGCAGGCGCTGTCGGTGGAGCAAAAGACACGGACTGCCGTTGGCATCATCATGGTTCGCAAGGGCTTGAATCGCCAGCAGGCGTTCGATTTCCTGCGCGCCCAGGCGCGTTCGCAACGACGCAAGATCGGTGATCTGTCCGAAGATCTGATCGCCGCGGTCGAGGGAATCAACCAGATTCTGCGCGATTCCTGA
- the rlmD gene encoding 23S rRNA (uracil(1939)-C(5))-methyltransferase RlmD, which produces MPIATIHSLDNEGRGITRSAEGKAVFVEGALPGEEVDYTVVRKKKTYEQAEIRQIVRPSAQRVTPRCAFFEKCGGCSMQHLDSNAQAAVKQRVLENALWHIARLKPGIIYPAIVGAPWGYRYRARIGVRYVPSKGGVLVGFHEKRSSYIADMTSCQILPPHISDMLLPLRELIDGLSVRERLPQIEIAIGDTETVLVFRNLVDVEPADIARLRSFAETHAIQVWLQPSGPASAYRVHPESAPALTYSMPEFGVTMTFRPNDFTQVNVPINRVLMRRSMHLLDPQPGERIADLFCGLGNFSLPIARSGAMVIGVEGSDALVARAAENARANGLAERTEFYAANLFEATEDSIAALGKLDKLLIDPPRDGAMAVVRALGPDAPRRIVYVSCNPASLARDAAVLVYEKGYRLKGAGIANMFPQTSHVESIALFERD; this is translated from the coding sequence ATGCCCATTGCCACCATTCACTCGCTCGACAATGAAGGACGCGGGATTACCCGTTCTGCAGAAGGCAAGGCGGTGTTCGTGGAGGGCGCGCTGCCCGGCGAAGAGGTCGATTACACCGTTGTCCGCAAGAAGAAGACTTACGAGCAGGCGGAGATTCGCCAGATCGTGCGCCCGAGTGCCCAGCGGGTCACGCCCAGGTGCGCCTTCTTCGAGAAATGCGGTGGTTGTTCGATGCAGCATCTGGACAGCAATGCGCAGGCCGCGGTGAAGCAGCGGGTGCTGGAGAATGCGCTCTGGCATATCGCCCGTTTGAAGCCCGGGATCATCTATCCGGCCATCGTCGGTGCCCCCTGGGGGTATCGCTATCGCGCCCGCATCGGCGTGCGCTACGTGCCGTCGAAGGGTGGGGTGCTGGTCGGGTTTCATGAAAAGCGCAGCAGCTATATCGCGGACATGACCTCCTGCCAGATCCTGCCGCCGCACATTTCTGACATGTTGCTGCCGCTGCGCGAGCTGATCGATGGCCTGTCGGTGCGCGAGCGGTTGCCACAGATCGAGATTGCCATTGGCGATACCGAGACGGTGCTGGTTTTCCGCAACCTGGTCGATGTCGAGCCGGCCGATATCGCTCGCCTGCGCAGCTTCGCCGAAACGCATGCCATTCAGGTGTGGCTGCAGCCATCCGGGCCGGCATCGGCCTACCGCGTTCATCCCGAATCCGCCCCGGCGCTGACCTACAGCATGCCCGAGTTCGGCGTGACGATGACTTTCCGGCCGAACGATTTCACCCAGGTGAATGTGCCGATCAACCGGGTGCTGATGCGTCGGTCCATGCATCTGCTCGATCCACAGCCGGGCGAGCGCATCGCCGACCTGTTCTGCGGCCTGGGTAATTTCAGCTTGCCGATCGCCCGCTCGGGGGCCATGGTCATCGGTGTCGAGGGCAGCGATGCACTGGTGGCCCGCGCGGCGGAAAATGCGCGCGCCAATGGCCTGGCCGAGCGCACCGAGTTCTACGCCGCCAACCTGTTCGAAGCCACTGAAGACAGCATCGCCGCGCTGGGCAAGCTGGACAAGCTGCTCATCGATCCGCCGCGTGATGGCGCCATGGCCGTTGTCCGCGCCCTCGGCCCCGACGCGCCGCGCCGCATCGTGTATGTGTCATGCAACCCGGCCTCGCTGGCGCGCGACGCCGCCGTGCTGGTGTATGAAAAAGGCTACCGGCTCAAGGGCGCCGGTATCGCCAACATGTTCCCGCAGACCTCGCATGTCGAGTCCATTGCACTCTTTGAGCGCGACTGA
- a CDS encoding PAS domain S-box protein, translating into MLANLNVARRLALGFGLVLLLLVLSVILGLNRLATLNDMVERVVTRDRENVALANRALDLMNEQAQDTLLMFHEDHPSMVRARITEREVAIDATIQQLEAQLEHAPSLLLLERIREQRDGYVNSFLNVAQHLASERRDEALHSVLIDTVPRVNGLKVSIEALIGMQDRVLREMGSRSLATFDRAYQMLIAFLVLAVICAVVLSAWIIRGVIRPLGGEPEAVRAVVERIARGELDSPITLRPDDRGSLLSAMRAMQENLRHLIGERRRVELALRESQARFQGLIETFRDWAWEVDAQWRYTYVGPQARSILGYSPDELIGRTPFELMPPEEAARVQRLAEAARIASQPIVALENINQHKSGRQVVLESSGQPFFDVEGRFRGYRGVDREITDRKQAEAARLDEVERLRDALVREVHHRIKNNLQTVVGLLRREAGKRPEAQASIESAIAQVQAVAVVHGLYGQVTRHSVMLCELVPAVVGNVSELSGVPIRLEGLPLPEGRLLIRESETVAVALVLNELVTNAVKHAAEAAGKEPPRVVVHRSGSGAEVSIENPGRLAADFDFDARSGIGTGLGLVRALMPVPGMSVSYRQKGDLVRVEVHIAPPVLSEAPLATEGILP; encoded by the coding sequence ATGCTGGCCAATCTGAACGTCGCTCGGCGACTCGCCCTGGGTTTCGGCCTGGTGTTGCTGCTGCTTGTTCTCTCGGTGATCCTGGGGCTGAACCGGCTGGCGACGCTCAATGACATGGTCGAGCGGGTGGTGACGCGAGACCGCGAGAATGTGGCGCTGGCCAATCGCGCGCTTGATCTGATGAACGAGCAGGCGCAAGACACCTTGTTGATGTTTCACGAGGACCATCCGTCGATGGTGCGGGCGCGCATCACCGAGCGGGAGGTGGCCATCGATGCGACGATCCAGCAGCTCGAAGCACAGCTCGAGCATGCGCCAAGCCTGCTGCTGCTCGAGCGTATCCGCGAGCAGCGTGACGGCTATGTGAATTCCTTTCTGAACGTCGCGCAGCATCTGGCGTCAGAGCGGCGCGACGAAGCGCTGCACAGTGTACTGATTGACACCGTTCCCCGTGTCAATGGGCTGAAGGTGTCGATCGAGGCGCTGATCGGCATGCAGGATCGCGTGCTGCGAGAGATGGGAAGCCGCTCTCTGGCCACCTTCGACCGGGCCTACCAGATGCTGATTGCCTTTCTGGTACTGGCCGTGATCTGTGCCGTGGTGTTGTCGGCGTGGATCATCCGCGGCGTCATCCGCCCGCTCGGGGGGGAGCCCGAGGCCGTGCGCGCTGTCGTCGAGCGCATCGCCCGCGGCGAGCTGGACAGCCCGATCACATTGCGGCCGGATGATCGTGGCAGCCTGCTGTCGGCCATGCGCGCCATGCAGGAGAACCTGCGCCACCTGATCGGCGAGCGTCGGCGGGTGGAGCTGGCCTTGCGCGAGAGCCAGGCCCGCTTCCAGGGCTTGATTGAAACCTTCCGGGACTGGGCGTGGGAGGTCGATGCGCAGTGGCGCTATACCTACGTGGGGCCGCAGGCCCGCAGCATCCTCGGCTATTCGCCGGACGAACTGATCGGCCGCACGCCGTTTGAGCTGATGCCGCCGGAAGAGGCCGCGCGCGTGCAGCGGCTGGCAGAGGCGGCCCGGATCGCGTCGCAACCGATCGTGGCGCTGGAAAACATCAACCAACACAAGAGCGGACGGCAGGTCGTGCTCGAGAGCAGCGGGCAACCATTTTTCGATGTGGAGGGGCGATTTCGCGGCTATCGCGGGGTTGACCGCGAGATTACCGACCGCAAGCAGGCCGAGGCCGCGCGCCTGGATGAGGTCGAGCGGCTACGCGATGCGCTGGTGCGCGAGGTGCACCATCGCATCAAGAACAACCTGCAGACCGTGGTTGGCCTGCTGCGACGCGAGGCCGGCAAGCGCCCCGAGGCGCAGGCATCGATCGAGTCGGCGATCGCCCAGGTACAGGCGGTCGCGGTGGTCCACGGGCTGTACGGGCAGGTAACGCGGCATAGCGTGATGCTGTGCGAATTGGTCCCGGCGGTGGTGGGTAACGTCTCGGAGCTCAGCGGTGTGCCGATCCGCCTGGAGGGCTTGCCGCTCCCCGAAGGGCGCTTGCTCATCCGCGAGAGCGAAACGGTGGCCGTCGCGCTGGTGCTGAATGAACTGGTGACCAACGCGGTCAAGCACGCTGCCGAGGCCGCCGGCAAGGAGCCGCCCCGGGTGGTCGTCCACCGCAGCGGATCTGGCGCCGAGGTGTCGATCGAGAACCCCGGCCGGCTGGCTGCGGATTTCGATTTCGATGCGCGTAGCGGGATCGGCACCGGCCTGGGCCTGGTGCGTGCGCTGATGCCCGTGCCCGGCATGTCGGTGTCGTATCGCCAGAAGGGCGATTTGGTCCGCGTCGAGGTGCATATCGCACCACCCGTGTTGTCCGAAGCGCCGCTTGCGACGGAGGGCATACTGCCTTGA
- a CDS encoding methyl-accepting chemotaxis protein encodes MFGRLTVASRLTLGFAAVLGLLVLAVVLGLNRLASVEAMVERIVDVDWRKAELANDTIDLMNANTRETFLLFHAPDPAPVRQRIAANVKAITALIEQLDALLYLPEGKAMLAEIRAKRKTYVNSFLEVSKQLEAGAREAASRRMASETVPALDALLAEVDRLIDLQGRILVQSGAAAKASYANARNQLLAFLGLAVVLALVLTRWIVRSVTRPLGGEPDEAKAAVAAIARGDLRADIPLSTGDSDSLLAALRGMQGNLRQMIGQLTDNANGVAGAAEQLAVASAQIASSSAHQSDAAASMASAVEQMTVSIGQVADSAGEAREVTREAGSLSADGSDVIVQTVAEMEGIARTVAEAAHTIQTVGDSSQRISHVVQVIREVAEQTNLLALNAAIEAARAGEQGRGFAVVADEVRKLAERTAQATTDISDMITTMQSRSGAAVSTMERAVQRVGEGVSLATRAGTSMQVISGGTQRAVSAVNEISNALREQRVASNDIAANVERIAQMSEENSAFDVPGTCDRRATAGPGQ; translated from the coding sequence ATGTTTGGACGACTCACCGTCGCATCACGACTGACGCTGGGTTTTGCGGCCGTGCTGGGATTGCTGGTGCTGGCCGTGGTGTTGGGGTTGAACCGGCTCGCCTCGGTCGAGGCGATGGTCGAACGGATTGTCGATGTGGACTGGCGCAAGGCCGAGCTGGCCAACGACACCATCGACCTGATGAACGCCAACACCCGCGAGACATTCCTGCTTTTTCATGCGCCCGACCCGGCGCCGGTGCGCCAGCGCATCGCAGCCAACGTCAAGGCGATCACCGCGCTGATTGAACAGCTCGACGCCTTGCTCTACCTGCCCGAAGGCAAGGCGATGCTGGCCGAGATTCGTGCCAAGCGCAAAACCTATGTCAACTCGTTTCTTGAAGTTTCCAAGCAGCTCGAGGCGGGTGCGCGCGAGGCGGCCTCGCGCCGCATGGCGAGCGAGACCGTGCCGGCGCTCGATGCCTTGCTCGCCGAGGTTGACCGGCTCATTGACCTGCAGGGTCGGATCCTCGTGCAGAGCGGGGCCGCCGCCAAGGCCAGCTATGCCAATGCGCGCAATCAGTTGCTCGCTTTTCTCGGGCTGGCGGTGGTGCTTGCCCTGGTGCTGACGCGGTGGATCGTTCGGTCGGTGACGCGGCCCTTGGGGGGGGAACCAGATGAGGCCAAGGCGGCGGTCGCAGCCATCGCCCGCGGCGACCTGCGTGCCGATATTCCGCTCTCGACCGGTGATAGCGACAGTCTGTTGGCCGCGTTGCGGGGCATGCAGGGCAACCTGCGCCAGATGATCGGCCAGCTGACGGATAATGCCAACGGTGTGGCCGGCGCAGCCGAGCAACTGGCCGTCGCGTCGGCGCAGATCGCCAGCAGCTCGGCCCATCAGAGCGATGCCGCTGCCAGCATGGCCAGCGCCGTCGAGCAGATGACGGTCAGCATCGGCCAGGTGGCCGACAGCGCCGGCGAGGCCCGCGAGGTGACCCGCGAGGCCGGTTCGCTATCGGCCGACGGCAGCGACGTGATTGTTCAGACGGTGGCCGAGATGGAAGGCATTGCGCGGACGGTGGCTGAGGCGGCACACACCATCCAGACCGTCGGCGACAGTTCGCAGCGCATCTCCCATGTCGTTCAGGTCATCCGCGAGGTGGCCGAGCAGACCAATCTGCTGGCGCTCAATGCGGCCATTGAAGCGGCGCGGGCCGGCGAGCAGGGGCGCGGTTTTGCCGTGGTGGCCGACGAGGTGCGCAAGCTGGCCGAGCGCACGGCTCAGGCGACGACGGATATCAGCGACATGATCACCACCATGCAGTCGCGCTCCGGGGCGGCGGTGAGCACCATGGAGCGCGCCGTGCAGCGGGTGGGCGAGGGGGTTTCCCTGGCCACGCGGGCGGGGACGTCAATGCAGGTGATCAGTGGCGGGACGCAGCGCGCGGTGTCGGCGGTGAACGAGATATCCAATGCCTTGCGCGAACAGCGCGTGGCCAGCAACGACATTGCCGCCAATGTCGAGCGGATCGCTCAGATGTCGGAGGAGAACAGTGCGTTCGACGTGCCAGGCACATGCGACCGCCGAGCAACTGCAGGCCCTGGCCAATGA
- a CDS encoding MBL fold metallo-hydrolase — protein sequence MIRFASLGSGSRGNALLVQSGRTRLLIDCGFGPRVLAQRLARLGVVPEQIDAVLITHEHSDHVAGVAALAKRYACPVYLSAGTRQALARRQIAVPHLEEIDPAASFTIQDVEVRPYAVPHDAAEPTQFVLASDGIRLGVLTDAGSITPAMLDALRGCNGLMLEFNHDADMLARGPYPAYLKARVGGAYGHLDNGMATDLLAQLRSDALQVVLAAHLSETNNHPDHVRAHLARVLAGAPTAWHVASQHDGSGWLTLGRVHG from the coding sequence GTGATCCGCTTCGCCTCGCTGGGCAGCGGCAGCCGCGGCAACGCGCTGCTGGTCCAGTCGGGGCGAACCCGCCTGCTGATCGATTGTGGCTTCGGCCCCCGGGTGCTGGCGCAACGCCTCGCCCGGCTCGGCGTCGTTCCCGAGCAGATCGATGCTGTGCTCATCACCCATGAGCACAGCGATCACGTGGCCGGTGTGGCCGCGCTGGCCAAGCGATATGCCTGCCCCGTCTACCTGTCTGCCGGCACGCGCCAGGCGCTGGCGCGCCGGCAGATCGCCGTGCCGCATCTCGAAGAGATCGACCCCGCGGCCAGTTTTACCATCCAGGATGTCGAGGTCCGGCCCTACGCGGTGCCGCACGATGCGGCCGAACCCACACAGTTCGTTCTGGCCAGCGACGGGATCCGGCTTGGCGTGTTGACCGATGCCGGCAGTATCACGCCCGCCATGCTCGACGCGCTGCGCGGCTGCAACGGCCTAATGCTTGAATTCAATCATGATGCCGACATGCTGGCGCGAGGGCCGTACCCGGCGTACCTGAAGGCCCGCGTCGGTGGGGCATACGGGCATCTGGACAATGGCATGGCCACCGACTTGCTGGCGCAGTTGCGCAGCGACGCCCTGCAAGTGGTGCTGGCCGCCCATCTGAGCGAAACCAACAACCACCCGGATCATGTCCGGGCGCATCTTGCGCGGGTGCTCGCCGGTGCGCCGACGGCCTGGCATGTGGCCAGCCAGCATGACGGCTCGGGCTGGCTGACACTGGGGCGTGTTCACGGTTAG